CGGATTATGAAAATGAATTTTTATCTGATTATCATTATGATATTACCAATATTAATACTGAAGAGGAGAAGTTTGATTTGATTGTCTGCTATCATATTCTGGAACATATCATTGAAGATAGAAAAGCTATGAGCGAATTACACAGGGTTTTAAAAACGGGTGGAAAGGCTCTTATTCAGACCCCTTTCAAGGATGGTGAAATATATGAAGATTACTCAATTACCACAGAAAAAGGCAGATTGAAGCATTTCGGACAGGAAGATCATGTGAGAATTTATTCTGTGAAAGGATTGGAGTCAAGATTAAAGGAAACTGGTTTTAATGTGGTGGTAAGAACCTTTTCGAAAGATAATTATTATGGGTTTACTCAAAATGAAAAAGTTTTGATTTGTACGAAATAATTTAAATAAAAAATCCGCCCCAAATTATTGAGACGGATTTATATTTAAAAAAATCGTTCTGAATTTTATCCATGCAATTGCTTCCAGATCGCATCTTTCAGTTCTACAAGACCTTCTCCAGTAACGCCTGAGAAAAACAAAGGCTGCTTGTTTTCAGGGAATTCTCTGGAAATTTCCTTCTTCAGTTCATCATCCAGAAGATCTGCTTTTGAAACAGAAACAATGAAATCTTTATCCAGTAATTCAGGATTATATTCTTTCAATTCATTTTCTAAAATTTTAAACTCCTGGAAATGATCTTCAGAATCTGCAGGAATTAAAAATAATAAAATTGAATTTCTTTCAATATGTCTTAAGAATCTGTGACCAAGACCTTTACCTTCCGCTGCACCTTCAATAATCCCCGGAATATCTGCCATTACAAAAGATTTGTAATTTCTGTAATCAACAATACCTAAGTTCGGAGTTAAAGTGGTAAATGCGTAATTCGCAATTTTTGGTTTAGCTGCAGAAACAGAAGCTAATAAAGTAGACTTTCCGGCATTCGGAAAACCTACAAGACCTACATCAGCCAAAATTTTAAGCTCG
The sequence above is a segment of the Chryseobacterium sp. MYb264 genome. Coding sequences within it:
- a CDS encoding class I SAM-dependent methyltransferase, with product MYNFLKSVAKNIIPQKALIENEERFRRLLIPFYKGKNNECTICRTRLKNFAQLDNGNLLCPICGSLSRTRRLYKLLNDEFLQSKMFFLDFSPSRMLYKKWKKRNDIHYFPTDYENEFLSDYHYDITNINTEEEKFDLIVCYHILEHIIEDRKAMSELHRVLKTGGKALIQTPFKDGEIYEDYSITTEKGRLKHFGQEDHVRIYSVKGLESRLKETGFNVVVRTFSKDNYYGFTQNEKVLICTK
- the obgE gene encoding GTPase ObgE — encoded protein: MSNFVDYVKIHCKSGHGGAGSAHLRREKYIPKGGPDGGDGGRGGHIIMKGNGNEWTLLPLRYTRHVKAERGENGGKNQLTGAYGADVYIEVPIGTIAKNEDGEIIGEIMEDGQEIILMEGGMGGKGNEHFKSSTNQTPRFAQPGMDGQEGYVVFELKILADVGLVGFPNAGKSTLLASVSAAKPKIANYAFTTLTPNLGIVDYRNYKSFVMADIPGIIEGAAEGKGLGHRFLRHIERNSILLFLIPADSEDHFQEFKILENELKEYNPELLDKDFIVSVSKADLLDDELKKEISREFPENKQPLFFSGVTGEGLVELKDAIWKQLHG